The following coding sequences lie in one Primulina huaijiensis isolate GDHJ02 chromosome 2, ASM1229523v2, whole genome shotgun sequence genomic window:
- the LOC140971795 gene encoding 2-Cys peroxiredoxin BAS1, chloroplastic-like isoform X2 — protein sequence MACSAAASVAALLSSNPNLKPSIFSKLPAPKSLFGSQSIAGSSSFSGLCKPSLSHASSSSTSKRCNFIVRASELPLVGNTAPDFEAEAVFDQEFIKVKLSEYIGKKYVILFFYPLDFTFVCPTEITAFSDRYGEFQKLNTEVLGVSIDSVFSHLAWVQTERKSGGLGDLNYPLVSDVTKSISKSFGVLIPDQGIALRGLFIIDKEGVIQHSTINNLAIGRSVDETLRTLQALQYVQENPDEVCPAGWKPGEKTMKPDPKLSKEFFAAV from the exons ATGGCGTGTTCAGCAGCTGCTTCAGTGGCCGCTCTCCTCTCATCCAACCCCAATCTAAAACCCTCCATCTTCTCCAAACTTCCCGCACCTAAATCTCTCTTCGGCTCTCAATCTATCGCGGGTTCTTCATCATTCTCCGGTCTCTGCAAGCCTTCTCTATCCCACGCTTCCTCGTCTTCGACCTCGAAAAGATGCAATTTCATCGTCCGTGCC AGTGAACTTCCACTTGTTGGGAATACAGCTCCAGATTTTGAGGCCGAAGCTGTGTTTGATCAGGAATTTATCAAG GTTAAACTCTCAGAGTACATAGGGAAAAAGTATGTTATTCTGTTTTTCTACCCGCTGGATTTCACGTTTGTGTGCCCTACGG AGATCACTGCCTTCAGTGACAGATATGGAGAATTTCAAAAGTTGAACACAGAGGTGTTGGGCGTTTCAATAGACAGTGTG TTTTCCCATCTTGCATGGGTTCAAACGGAGAGAAAGTCGGGAGGTTTGGGTGATTTGAACTATCCACTAGTATCTGACGTCACCAAATCAATTTCAAAATCATTCGGCGTGCTGATTCCCGACCAG GGCATTGCATTGAGAGGGCTTTTTATCATTGACAAGGAGGGGGTTATTCAACACTCCACCATCAATAATCTTGCTATTGGTCGTAGCGTTGATGAAACCTTGAGAACTCTTCAG GCTCTGCAATATGTGCAAGAAAACCCTGATGAAGTATGCCCGGCTGGATGGAAGCCAGGGGAGAAGACCATGAAGCCAGATCCCAAACTTAGCAAGGAATTCTTTGCCGCTGTTTAA
- the LOC140971795 gene encoding 2-Cys peroxiredoxin BAS1, chloroplastic-like isoform X1 gives MACSAAASVAALLSSNPNLKPSIFSKLPAPKSLFGSQSIAGSSSFSGLCKPSLSHASSSSTSKRCNFIVRAVSSELPLVGNTAPDFEAEAVFDQEFIKVKLSEYIGKKYVILFFYPLDFTFVCPTEITAFSDRYGEFQKLNTEVLGVSIDSVFSHLAWVQTERKSGGLGDLNYPLVSDVTKSISKSFGVLIPDQGIALRGLFIIDKEGVIQHSTINNLAIGRSVDETLRTLQALQYVQENPDEVCPAGWKPGEKTMKPDPKLSKEFFAAV, from the exons ATGGCGTGTTCAGCAGCTGCTTCAGTGGCCGCTCTCCTCTCATCCAACCCCAATCTAAAACCCTCCATCTTCTCCAAACTTCCCGCACCTAAATCTCTCTTCGGCTCTCAATCTATCGCGGGTTCTTCATCATTCTCCGGTCTCTGCAAGCCTTCTCTATCCCACGCTTCCTCGTCTTCGACCTCGAAAAGATGCAATTTCATCGTCCGTGCCGTAAGT AGTGAACTTCCACTTGTTGGGAATACAGCTCCAGATTTTGAGGCCGAAGCTGTGTTTGATCAGGAATTTATCAAG GTTAAACTCTCAGAGTACATAGGGAAAAAGTATGTTATTCTGTTTTTCTACCCGCTGGATTTCACGTTTGTGTGCCCTACGG AGATCACTGCCTTCAGTGACAGATATGGAGAATTTCAAAAGTTGAACACAGAGGTGTTGGGCGTTTCAATAGACAGTGTG TTTTCCCATCTTGCATGGGTTCAAACGGAGAGAAAGTCGGGAGGTTTGGGTGATTTGAACTATCCACTAGTATCTGACGTCACCAAATCAATTTCAAAATCATTCGGCGTGCTGATTCCCGACCAG GGCATTGCATTGAGAGGGCTTTTTATCATTGACAAGGAGGGGGTTATTCAACACTCCACCATCAATAATCTTGCTATTGGTCGTAGCGTTGATGAAACCTTGAGAACTCTTCAG GCTCTGCAATATGTGCAAGAAAACCCTGATGAAGTATGCCCGGCTGGATGGAAGCCAGGGGAGAAGACCATGAAGCCAGATCCCAAACTTAGCAAGGAATTCTTTGCCGCTGTTTAA